Part of the Nostoc sp. ATCC 53789 genome, TCATAAGCCAATTGAAATAGTGCAATCACGACGAATAGAAGATATCCGTGAAGTAATTGCTGGCTGGGGATTTGAAGTACTTAATCATGCTTGTTGAAGTGAGTATTGATCTCTGGTCGCCTTATAAAAGCTTAGTAGAAGATTTAATGCCAAATGCTAACATAACTGCTGACAGGTTTCATGTGATGAAACAAGTAAATGATGAATTAGATCGGATGCGTAAAACTGAGAAGAAAGCAGCAATGTCGTTAGAAGATAAATCCGAAAAATCTCGCCAACTAGAGGCATTAAGTAGCTAGGCACAATTAAATATAAGACGCTCAAGGGCATATTCCCCCTTTACGCTTCTAGCTTCCATGCCATCAATAATTGCCATAGCCAAATCGTAGTTATTGTCAAACATTTGTCCAGCAATTTCATGAGTTTTTAGTTGATGCCACTCTTCCTCTATCCGATTCATTTCGGAACAATAAGGTGGTAAAAAGAAAACGAATAATCCTTTTTCCTGCCACTCAAGCCATTTTTGTTTTGCTTTCTTACTGGTATGTAAGGAACCATTATCGTGAACAATAACACTGATGCGACCAGTTTCAACTAAAGTGTTTTGTGCCTTAGCTGCAACCCAATCCATAACCTCGATGTAGCGTTTTGTTTTGAACCCACCTTGAACCAAGGCATATTCAAAACTGACTTGGGGTTGCCATAAACCCAAAATACTAATGCGACCACCACGGCTACCAACTTGTGCCATTTGTTTTTGGCTACCGATACGACTGTAACTATAGCTAACGGGACTCCAACGACAACACCCAGACTCATCAAGATACTTAAGCTCGACATAACCCTCTACTGCCGCTTGCTTTAAGGTATCTAGGTCTGCTTGCTTAATTCGTCGTTTTTCTGGGTCTTGTTTTCTCTTATGAGTATGGCGGGTGCGTTTCCATTTCCACTTTTTTTTGAGCAAACGTCGCAAACGAGACGGACTCAATTGCACATTTCTATCTTGAGCCAATTTTTCTGATAACTGCAAACTGTTATAAGTACGGGGCTCTACCTCTAAGCAATCCTCTAAATATGCTAAGTCTGCCTCAAGCCATTTGCACTTTGCTCCTCGCCCGGAAGTTTCCCACAGTCCTCCCAAACCCTTATTTTCCCAACGCCTCAGTGTTGCTCGTACCGTATGTTCGTGACACTCAAAAATTTTAGCTATCGCTGGTACATTCCATCCTTGGGCATTTAATCGAATTATGTGGGCACGCTCTCGTGTCCGTTGAGGAACTGTTGTCGCTGACCGTAACTCCAAAAGCGTCAAATCTTCTAAATCTGTTAATCTAACTCGCAATGGAGCAGACATCTCGTAGAACCTATTTTTTAGACCTTCTCTATCTTATATTTAATTGTAACCACCTACTTAACTAAAAGCAAATATAGTTTAATTAAAAATGAAGATTCTTTAAACGAAAAGCAAAAATCAAAATTAAACTCCGTGTTAGAGGTGTCGCCGACTCTGGCTAAAATGCACGCACTTAAAGAACAATTCCGCCAGATATTTGAAACCACTAAATCTTGGGGAGATAGCATAACACAATTATTAGATTGGATGTATGATGCACGTTCATACTTTCCGAAAAGTCTAGGGACAATGGTGAGATGGTTTGGGGAAATAGTCGGTTATTTTGATGGCAGAACTACCAGTGGTACTGTAGAAGGAATTAATAATAAACTCAAGTTAATTAAAAGACTTGGGTATGGCTTTCGGAATTTTAGCAATTTTCGATTACGCAGTTTATTAAACTGGCACTTTTCTATTAATTCTCCATAAAAGTAACGGATGAACCAAATATTCTTTTTTATTCGGGCTATTTAAAAATAGGGGATTTCTTTATACGTTGTGGGAAAAGGTTAAAGGGTAAAGGTTTTTTATTACCCCTTACCCTTTTTGGTAAGTAAATATAAACTCATTTGGGATCTTCTAGATTTTTAGGGCTAACCCAAGCGTATTAATTTATAGTCATATCTTTGACATAATCTTGCAATGGTTTTGTCAATACACTCTGCAATAATTCACTCATCAAACCGTTTAACGGAACTAGGCAGGTAATTCCTGCCTTTTTTAATCAATGCCTTCTAGCAAGGTAAGGTATTAAGCTGTTACGCAAATAAGATTGCACATCAACTGGTGAGGTTGTCCTTTATCCTTGGTAAACACTTTTGACTAATGACTAATGACGGTCTACACGGAAAATATTGCAATATGTAGGCGCGTTAGCTTACTCTTTAATTATGGGCTATTTCCCTTTACCTGAGAATTACTGATAGAAAATCCTCGACGAGTAGGTTTAATATTAGCTAATTCCACCTTAAAACTTACCTTATCAGTCATTTCACCACTTCTCGCTTCCAAATCCCACTTTCCAGGGCGCAAATTCCAAAATAAAGAATTAGCTGAATTTGT contains:
- a CDS encoding IS630 family transposase, with amino-acid sequence MSAPLRVRLTDLEDLTLLELRSATTVPQRTRERAHIIRLNAQGWNVPAIAKIFECHEHTVRATLRRWENKGLGGLWETSGRGAKCKWLEADLAYLEDCLEVEPRTYNSLQLSEKLAQDRNVQLSPSRLRRLLKKKWKWKRTRHTHKRKQDPEKRRIKQADLDTLKQAAVEGYVELKYLDESGCCRWSPVSYSYSRIGSQKQMAQVGSRGGRISILGLWQPQVSFEYALVQGGFKTKRYIEVMDWVAAKAQNTLVETGRISVIVHDNGSLHTSKKAKQKWLEWQEKGLFVFFLPPYCSEMNRIEEEWHQLKTHEIAGQMFDNNYDLAMAIIDGMEARSVKGEYALERLIFNCA